One window of the Pseudofrankia sp. DC12 genome contains the following:
- a CDS encoding transposase family protein — protein sequence MSVTYTSVLPLSDHTVVRLATLLIAERRRTGTRSGTRALSPWEQAVFVLRWFCDGTPVIRLCRDNNIGKSVGYRYLHEGLAVLAWQAPDLRNALIAAKFAGYDHVIVDGTVIETDRVTVPGPTKGVDLWWSGKIKNHGANVQVVSGPEDGWPLWVSDVRPGREHDTTALRASGAPEVFEEWFADGGQVLGDGGYEAFGTQEGQFAVPFKKPKGGELTAEQKLHNRIHYALRAVGERANALLKVTFRLLRNVTIDPWKIGLVAKASLVILHTEYQRTT from the coding sequence ATGAGTGTCACATACACGAGCGTCCTGCCCCTGAGCGATCACACGGTCGTCCGCCTTGCCACGCTCCTGATTGCGGAACGTAGGCGGACCGGTACGCGGAGCGGGACCCGCGCCCTGTCTCCATGGGAGCAGGCCGTGTTCGTCCTGCGCTGGTTCTGTGACGGAACCCCGGTCATCCGGCTGTGTCGGGACAACAACATCGGCAAGTCGGTGGGCTACCGCTACCTGCACGAGGGCCTCGCAGTCCTGGCCTGGCAGGCCCCTGACCTGCGCAACGCACTGATCGCCGCGAAGTTCGCCGGCTACGACCACGTGATCGTCGACGGGACGGTGATCGAGACCGACCGGGTGACCGTCCCCGGCCCGACGAAGGGCGTGGACCTGTGGTGGTCAGGAAAAATCAAGAACCACGGCGCGAACGTGCAAGTCGTCTCGGGTCCCGAGGACGGCTGGCCGCTGTGGGTGTCCGACGTCCGTCCCGGCCGGGAGCACGACACCACCGCCCTGCGCGCCTCCGGCGCCCCGGAGGTCTTCGAGGAGTGGTTCGCCGACGGCGGGCAGGTGCTCGGCGACGGCGGCTACGAAGCGTTCGGAACCCAGGAGGGGCAGTTCGCGGTCCCGTTCAAGAAGCCGAAGGGCGGGGAGCTGACCGCCGAACAGAAACTGCACAACCGCATCCACTACGCCCTGCGGGCGGTCGGGGAGCGCGCGAACGCGCTGCTCAAGGTCACCTTCCGCCTGCTCCGCAACGTCACGATCGACCCCTGGAAGATCGGGCTGGTCGCGAAAGCGTCCCTCGTCATCCTCCACACCGAGTACCAGAGGACCACCTGA
- a CDS encoding integrase core domain-containing protein produces MRPRVAHQGGEYTGTVFTDACDRMGVTQSMGRTGSALDNAVAESFNSTLEFELLATTRFATRREARRAVAGFLDRYNHTRRHTACDNQAPVAYEQAQAAAAVPPTQAA; encoded by the coding sequence GTGCGACCTCGTGTCGCACACCAGGGCGGCGAGTACACCGGGACGGTGTTCACCGACGCCTGCGACCGGATGGGCGTGACCCAGTCGATGGGCCGGACCGGCAGCGCGCTGGACAACGCCGTCGCCGAGTCGTTCAACTCCACGCTGGAGTTCGAACTGCTCGCCACCACCCGTTTCGCGACCCGCCGCGAAGCCCGGAGGGCGGTCGCCGGCTTCCTCGACCGGTACAACCACACCAGGCGGCACACGGCCTGCGACAACCAGGCACCGGTCGCCTACGAACAGGCCCAGGCCGCCGCCGCGGTACCTCCCACCCAGGCCGCCTGA